A section of the Methanococcus vannielii SB genome encodes:
- the hemA gene encoding glutamyl-tRNA reductase, whose translation MLVIKADYKKYPLPVLESMRINEDEFYGKYDACIIVQTCNRIEAYFDEEINDIEKIIPDFKGFDVIKGKKATLHFLNVACGMDSMILGENQILGQIKSSYHKSKELKKTSKYLENLFLKAIHVGQRVRAETKINEGGVSIGSAAVELAEMKLGLKNRNVLLIGAGEIGTLVAKALIEKHIKAVIVANRTYERAETLAKELKGMAVHFDKLKEAINFSDVIICATSSPHYILEKSDLLDVGNKIIIDIANPRDVDDSVRELENISLYTIDDLRNISDKNLQKRLKEVPIVENIIEEEYGILLKQIEKTNVEEVIKDFNTYIEDVRKKELEKAVRLCKNKSPDEIMENFSKAFVKRITHDFVSYSLSVSKEDLLNSIWWKK comes from the coding sequence ATGTTGGTTATTAAAGCAGATTATAAAAAATATCCATTACCGGTTCTTGAAAGCATGCGAATTAATGAAGATGAATTTTACGGTAAGTACGATGCTTGCATAATTGTTCAAACTTGTAACCGGATAGAAGCATATTTTGACGAAGAAATAAATGATATTGAAAAAATAATACCTGATTTCAAGGGTTTTGACGTAATTAAGGGAAAAAAGGCAACATTACATTTTTTAAATGTTGCTTGTGGAATGGATTCAATGATTCTTGGTGAAAACCAAATTTTAGGGCAGATAAAATCAAGTTACCATAAATCTAAAGAACTTAAAAAAACATCTAAATACCTTGAAAATCTTTTTTTAAAGGCAATACATGTTGGACAGCGCGTAAGGGCCGAAACTAAGATTAATGAAGGAGGTGTTTCAATAGGGAGTGCAGCTGTTGAGCTTGCAGAAATGAAACTTGGCCTTAAAAATAGAAACGTTCTTTTAATTGGTGCTGGAGAAATTGGAACCCTTGTTGCAAAGGCACTAATTGAAAAACATATAAAAGCAGTAATTGTTGCAAATAGAACGTATGAAAGAGCAGAAACACTTGCAAAAGAGTTAAAAGGAATGGCTGTTCATTTTGACAAATTAAAGGAAGCTATTAATTTTAGCGATGTTATAATCTGTGCTACGTCATCTCCGCATTATATACTTGAAAAAAGCGACCTTTTAGATGTTGGTAACAAAATAATTATAGATATTGCAAACCCTCGTGATGTAGATGATTCAGTTAGAGAGCTTGAAAATATATCCCTTTACACAATTGATGATTTAAGAAATATTTCTGATAAAAATTTACAAAAAAGGCTTAAAGAAGTCCCAATTGTTGAAAATATAATTGAAGAAGAATATGGTATACTGTTAAAACAGATTGAAAAAACTAATGTTGAAGAAGTAATAAAAGATTTTAATACATATATTGAGGACGTTAGAAAAAAAGAACTTGAAAAAGCAGTTAGATTATGTAAAAATAAAAGTCCTGATGAAATAATGGAAAATTTTTCTAAAGCATTTGTAAAACGTATAACTCATGATTTTGTTTCTTATTCATTAAGTGTTTCAAAAGAAGACCTTTTAAACTCCATATGGTGGAAAAAATAA
- a CDS encoding precorrin-2 dehydrogenase/sirohydrochlorin ferrochelatase family protein: MMPVFLDLKGFNVLIFGFGNVGKRRFEKFLKSNAKLTVYSEKIEKEDILNYPKVKFFEENVNNLSNEELYSIIKNFDIIITAVDKKNNNRIVEIATYLKKYINSSTFEDKVNLVVPACFEENGVSFAIYTGGKSPIVAREVRKVVQNYLKNSEDNIEIQDKLRNFLKDEIKDQELRKKILEKVFSNKQFKLEFLELIEKHR; encoded by the coding sequence ATGATGCCAGTTTTTTTAGACTTAAAAGGATTTAATGTTTTAATTTTTGGTTTCGGTAATGTTGGAAAGCGTAGATTTGAAAAATTTCTAAAATCGAACGCTAAATTGACGGTTTACTCTGAAAAAATTGAAAAAGAAGATATTTTAAATTACCCTAAGGTAAAATTTTTTGAAGAAAATGTAAATAATTTAAGTAATGAAGAACTATATTCAATAATAAAAAATTTTGATATTATAATAACTGCAGTAGATAAAAAAAATAACAATAGAATAGTTGAAATTGCTACCTACCTTAAAAAGTATATAAATTCCTCAACATTTGAAGATAAGGTAAATTTAGTAGTTCCTGCATGCTTTGAAGAAAATGGAGTTTCTTTTGCAATATATACTGGTGGAAAGAGCCCAATAGTTGCAAGAGAAGTTAGAAAAGTTGTTCAAAACTACTTAAAAAACTCAGAAGATAACATTGAAATACAAGATAAGTTGCGGAATTTTTTAAAAGATGAAATTAAAGACCAAGAATTACGTAAAAAAATTCTTGAAAAGGTATTTTCTAATAAACAGTTTAAGCTGGAATTTTTAGAACTGATTGAAAAACATAGGTGA
- a CDS encoding glycosyltransferase family 4 protein: protein MKILIPSIYHPFLGGITVHVENLIKNLSKLDEFEFHILNYSSNSKKYSFDNVFVHDVPYFKYLRGPSYILNGYKVGGEIITNEKIDLIHSHYAAPQGFLGSLLGKKFNISTVLTLHGSDVLSQSKSAFGKYFFNYAVSNSKKIICVSESLKNQLKSKNDLNSPYLKSEVIYNGFDENLFNPSNIDEDYGLFVGSLVKQKGLFYFLEAIKDVDFNFKIVGSGPLKYNILKYIKSKNIDNVEVLGHKSQIDVSNYVKNCSFLVLPSLSEGLGMTLIEAMASKKAVIGTSVGGIPELITHSNGYLVPPKDVNSLKTKIKILVENKPLRKSFGESGLEFSKKFSWDVSSKKTFEVYKNLLEK from the coding sequence TTGAAAATATTAATCCCTTCAATATATCATCCTTTTTTAGGCGGAATAACCGTACACGTTGAAAATTTAATTAAAAATTTAAGCAAGCTTGACGAATTTGAATTCCACATATTAAATTACAGTTCAAACTCTAAAAAATACTCTTTTGATAACGTTTTTGTTCATGATGTTCCTTATTTTAAATATTTAAGAGGCCCAAGTTACATTCTAAATGGGTATAAGGTGGGGGGGGAAATAATTACCAATGAAAAAATAGATTTAATTCATAGCCATTATGCTGCCCCACAGGGATTTTTAGGGTCACTTTTAGGAAAAAAATTTAATATATCAACTGTTTTAACACTCCATGGAAGCGATGTTTTAAGCCAGTCAAAATCTGCTTTTGGAAAATACTTTTTTAATTATGCTGTTTCAAACTCTAAAAAAATAATATGTGTTAGTGAATCATTAAAAAATCAGCTCAAATCCAAAAACGATTTAAATTCGCCATATTTAAAATCTGAAGTAATTTATAATGGTTTTGATGAAAATTTATTTAATCCTTCAAATATTGATGAAGATTACGGACTGTTTGTTGGATCATTAGTTAAACAAAAAGGATTATTTTACTTTTTAGAAGCTATTAAAGATGTAGATTTCAATTTTAAAATTGTAGGTTCTGGCCCCTTAAAATATAATATACTTAAGTACATAAAATCCAAAAATATAGATAATGTAGAAGTTTTGGGGCATAAATCACAGATTGATGTATCAAATTACGTAAAAAATTGTAGTTTTTTAGTCCTCCCATCACTTTCAGAAGGGTTAGGAATGACATTAATTGAAGCAATGGCCTCTAAGAAAGCCGTAATTGGAACTAGTGTTGGAGGAATTCCTGAATTAATTACCCATTCAAACGGGTATCTAGTACCTCCAAAAGACGTAAATAGCCTTAAAACTAAAATAAAAATACTTGTTGAAAATAAGCCTCTTAGAAAATCTTTTGGAGAATCAGGGTTAGAATTTTCAAAAAAGTTTTCTTGGGACGTTTCTTCAAAAAAAACCTTTGAAGTATATAAAAACCTGCTTGAAAAGTAA
- a CDS encoding DUF655 domain-containing protein, with protein MRAGHDRNKREFEDYAYVLDFLEYGYPEDTRPLHQKKPITLAFGEKQFVMMELTLKDGKTVELAEKLYIGKGKREKVEFVSKMLKYDNLTPTAKTELLYVIKEAVKFQEERFIEFLNNCGPLTPRMHSLQLLPGIGKTSMWKVIEEREVRKFENFKDFEERVRKNIIDPIAKRIEEEIKQDQKHYLFVKWK; from the coding sequence ATGAGAGCGGGGCACGATAGAAATAAAAGAGAGTTTGAAGACTACGCATACGTTTTAGACTTCTTAGAATACGGCTACCCTGAAGACACAAGGCCGCTTCATCAGAAAAAACCTATCACACTTGCATTCGGTGAAAAACAGTTTGTGATGATGGAATTAACACTTAAAGATGGTAAAACCGTTGAACTTGCCGAAAAATTATATATTGGAAAAGGTAAGCGTGAAAAAGTCGAATTTGTGTCAAAAATGTTAAAATATGATAATTTAACCCCTACTGCAAAAACAGAACTGCTTTATGTCATAAAAGAAGCCGTTAAGTTTCAAGAAGAAAGATTTATAGAATTTTTAAATAATTGTGGCCCACTTACCCCTAGAATGCATTCTTTACAGTTGCTTCCAGGAATTGGGAAAACTTCAATGTGGAAGGTAATCGAGGAAAGGGAAGTAAGAAAGTTTGAAAATTTTAAGGATTTTGAAGAAAGGGTTAGAAAAAATATAATTGACCCAATTGCAAAAAGAATTGAAGAAGAAATCAAACAAGACCAAAAACACTACTTATTTGTAAAGTGGAAATAA
- a CDS encoding RNA polymerase Rpb4 family protein → MIGKEVISEKHTTIANALEIMSERANFDELSYEHGCALDYLQKFSKLNKKDAESMLAQLLNLGLTEKMAVKIIDILPENAEELKVVFYRSDLPENAEDVLDVICKFK, encoded by the coding sequence ATGATTGGAAAGGAAGTTATTTCCGAAAAACACACCACAATTGCCAATGCACTTGAAATTATGAGTGAACGGGCAAATTTTGATGAACTATCGTATGAACACGGGTGTGCATTAGATTACTTGCAGAAGTTTTCAAAACTGAATAAAAAAGATGCAGAATCAATGCTAGCTCAGCTTTTGAATCTCGGATTAACCGAAAAGATGGCAGTTAAAATAATAGATATTCTTCCAGAAAATGCGGAAGAGCTAAAAGTCGTTTTTTATAGGTCAGACCTTCCAGAAAATGCAGAAGACGTCTTAGACGTAATATGCAAGTTTAAATAA
- a CDS encoding 50S ribosomal protein L21e, whose product MQKSEGFRSKTRYKLSKHPRQKGLFPLTRALKCYTEGDTVHVVIDPSVQKGMPHPKFHGKTGTVVSQRGRAFLVRVKDGGKYKDIIARPQHLRESKL is encoded by the coding sequence ATGCAAAAAAGTGAAGGATTTAGAAGTAAAACAAGATACAAACTTTCAAAACACCCTAGACAAAAAGGATTGTTCCCTTTAACTAGGGCATTAAAATGCTACACTGAAGGAGATACCGTTCACGTTGTAATCGACCCTTCAGTACAGAAAGGAATGCCTCACCCTAAATTCCACGGTAAAACTGGAACAGTCGTATCTCAAAGAGGAAGAGCTTTCTTAGTTAGAGTTAAAGATGGTGGAAAATACAAAGACATCATTGCAAGACCGCAACACCTAAGAGAGTCTAAGCTTTAA
- a CDS encoding tRNA pseudouridine(54/55) synthase Pus10: MNIDYSILKKYPFCNRCFGRLYGKLIRTDNFDRGRALKLSKAIELEQLLRIALENLNNDNLEFESDLKLTPDEIDEIKRLMYSIHRSGLFEIKLDLIDNIEKYEAEYKLLEETNGEKALEELEIKCPWCKDIFAPENLQKISENIAETLKNYEFESFLIGTKLPKRFKELEKEIETPFMESIRQEFGRELGKIVTPILKRRVDKENPDIVIMVNPYNQKVTLQVNPIFIKGRYKKLVRGIPQSHWHCRTCKGRGCEKCNFTGKQYQTSVEEIIAEPFMEIMKGSSEALHGAGREDIDVRMLGNGRPFVIEIKEPKVRTVNLKKMSEKVNSSKMVEITDLEYGNKKDVHFFKNEPHKKTYLAKVECDEKVSKEEVLNLVQKLENLVIDQRTPDRVAHRRADLVRVRKVYKAWPHILDDYNFELKIFCDGGLYIKELISSDEGRTSPSVSELLDKKCICKFLDVLDVHDYEDVENI; this comes from the coding sequence ATGAATATAGACTATTCTATTTTAAAAAAATACCCATTTTGCAACAGGTGTTTTGGAAGACTTTATGGAAAACTCATAAGAACTGATAACTTTGATAGAGGGCGTGCATTAAAACTTTCAAAGGCAATTGAGCTTGAACAGTTGCTTAGGATTGCTCTTGAAAATTTAAATAATGATAATTTGGAATTTGAAAGCGATTTAAAATTAACCCCTGATGAAATTGACGAAATAAAGAGATTAATGTATTCGATACATAGATCAGGTCTTTTTGAAATAAAACTTGATTTAATAGATAATATCGAAAAATATGAAGCAGAATATAAACTCCTTGAGGAAACTAATGGTGAAAAAGCCTTAGAAGAATTAGAAATTAAATGTCCTTGGTGTAAGGACATTTTTGCACCTGAAAACCTACAAAAAATTTCTGAAAATATCGCTGAGACCTTAAAGAATTATGAATTTGAAAGCTTTTTGATTGGAACTAAACTTCCAAAACGATTTAAAGAACTAGAAAAAGAGATTGAAACACCATTCATGGAAAGTATAAGGCAGGAATTTGGTCGGGAACTTGGAAAAATTGTAACACCCATTCTTAAAAGAAGAGTTGATAAGGAAAACCCTGACATTGTTATAATGGTTAATCCATATAACCAAAAAGTTACGCTTCAGGTAAATCCTATTTTTATTAAGGGCAGGTATAAAAAACTCGTCAGGGGAATTCCACAAAGTCACTGGCACTGCAGGACCTGTAAAGGAAGAGGCTGTGAAAAATGTAACTTCACTGGAAAACAGTACCAAACTTCAGTCGAAGAAATTATTGCAGAACCGTTCATGGAAATTATGAAAGGAAGTTCTGAAGCACTTCACGGCGCTGGAAGGGAAGATATCGATGTTAGAATGCTTGGAAATGGAAGGCCCTTTGTAATTGAAATAAAAGAACCAAAAGTTAGAACAGTAAATTTAAAAAAAATGTCTGAAAAAGTAAATTCTTCCAAAATGGTTGAAATAACTGATTTAGAGTATGGGAATAAAAAAGATGTTCACTTTTTTAAAAATGAACCGCATAAAAAAACATACCTTGCAAAAGTTGAGTGTGATGAAAAGGTTTCCAAAGAAGAAGTCTTAAACCTCGTTCAAAAGCTTGAAAATTTAGTAATTGACCAAAGAACGCCTGATAGGGTAGCCCATAGAAGGGCCGACCTTGTACGTGTACGTAAGGTATATAAAGCTTGGCCACATATACTTGATGATTATAACTTCGAACTTAAGATCTTCTGCGATGGCGGATTATACATCAAAGAGCTCATAAGTAGTGACGAAGGAAGAACTTCGCCTTCTGTTTCGGAATTACTCGATAAAAAGTGCATCTGTAAGTTTTTAGACGTTTTGGATGTTCACGATTATGAGGATGTAGAAAATATCTAA
- a CDS encoding TIGR00375 family protein, producing the protein MIINADLHIHSKYSKGTSKYMDIEHILKYGSIKGLDLIATGDCLHEKWLEEIEKNSNKPLLLSTEVEDRHRVHHLIFLPSTNQAHDLRNIFSKHAKNIDADGRPRISLNGMEIIDIIRELGGLIGPAHAFTPWTSIYKSFTSIYNCYARKPDFIELGLSADTDMADMVEELRDLPFLSNSDAHSFYSHRLGREFNQMEVNELSGLETNFEEVKKVLKNNKIVANYGLDPNLGKYHLTACTRCFTRFQLKDAEENKFKCPECKGIIKKGVFDRTKQLSKDGKIVHPNFRPKYHKIIPLAEIISLSIGKNIGTKSVDLIWEQYIGRYNNEIDVLINEDILEIKKINEKVGNMIELFRKGKIYIYPGGGGEYGHISKIMPTVKWFHPKVTLDSWVK; encoded by the coding sequence ATGATAATAAATGCTGATTTACACATTCATTCAAAGTATTCAAAAGGAACTTCTAAGTATATGGATATTGAACATATATTAAAATATGGCTCAATAAAGGGACTCGATTTAATTGCAACAGGAGACTGTTTACACGAAAAATGGCTCGAAGAAATAGAAAAAAATTCAAATAAGCCCTTACTTTTATCAACAGAAGTCGAAGATCGGCACCGAGTTCATCACCTGATATTTCTTCCAAGCACAAATCAGGCGCATGACTTAAGAAATATCTTTTCAAAACACGCTAAAAATATAGATGCAGACGGAAGGCCAAGAATTTCTTTAAATGGCATGGAAATAATTGATATTATTCGAGAATTGGGCGGTTTAATAGGGCCTGCTCACGCATTTACCCCTTGGACAAGCATTTACAAATCTTTCACTTCAATTTACAACTGTTATGCGAGAAAACCTGATTTCATTGAACTTGGACTTTCTGCTGATACAGATATGGCAGACATGGTTGAAGAATTACGGGATTTGCCCTTTTTAAGTAATTCTGATGCTCATTCCTTTTATTCACATAGGTTGGGCCGAGAATTTAACCAGATGGAAGTAAATGAGCTTTCAGGACTTGAAACAAATTTTGAAGAGGTAAAAAAAGTTCTTAAAAATAATAAAATAGTTGCAAACTATGGTTTAGATCCAAATCTTGGAAAATACCATTTAACTGCATGTACTAGGTGTTTTACACGATTTCAATTAAAAGATGCAGAAGAAAATAAATTTAAATGTCCAGAATGTAAGGGAATCATAAAAAAAGGTGTATTTGATAGAACAAAGCAACTTTCAAAAGATGGAAAAATAGTTCACCCTAATTTCCGGCCAAAATACCATAAAATAATCCCATTAGCAGAAATAATTTCCCTATCGATTGGGAAGAATATTGGCACAAAATCAGTTGATTTGATATGGGAACAATATATTGGACGATATAATAATGAAATAGATGTACTGATTAACGAAGACATTTTAGAAATTAAAAAAATTAATGAAAAAGTAGGAAACATGATAGAATTATTTAGAAAAGGTAAAATTTATATTTATCCTGGCGGGGGGGGAGAATATGGGCATATTTCAAAAATCATGCCGACAGTTAAGTGGTTTCATCCAAAAGTAACACTTGATTCTTGGGTAAAATAA
- a CDS encoding aminotransferase-like domain-containing protein, which yields MNVKFSNRMEKLKTSEIREILKVTQNPEVISFAGGLPAPELFPVHEIKKISSLVLDEMGPESLQYDLTEGYVPLRKQISERMNRVYKTELSEKNILIVCGSQQGLDFSGKVFIDKGDVILCESPTYLGAINAFKAYEPEFIEVPTDDFGMIPEELEKILNQRHDVKMIYVIPDFQNPTGKTWSFERRKKFMEVIEKYKIPVIEDNPYGELRFSGEILPSLKSLDNLGLVVHLGTFSKTFCPGLRVGWICASEHILEKYILIKQGADLHTSSFSQRIISKMLENYDFEERLSKLKELYKKRRDLMIFEMKKKFPKNLKYTNPDGGLFTWVELPEGFDGRKFLEECLKNNVAIVPGGSFFPNGGHENTFRLNYSNMSEEKIIEGINRLSKVLNEFEY from the coding sequence ATGAATGTAAAGTTTTCAAATAGAATGGAAAAGTTAAAAACATCAGAAATAAGAGAAATATTAAAAGTTACACAGAATCCTGAAGTAATTTCTTTTGCAGGCGGACTTCCCGCACCAGAATTATTTCCGGTTCATGAAATAAAAAAGATTTCTTCGCTAGTTTTAGATGAAATGGGCCCAGAATCATTACAGTACGATTTAACTGAAGGGTATGTTCCCCTTAGAAAGCAGATTTCCGAAAGAATGAATAGAGTATATAAAACAGAGCTTTCAGAAAAAAACATTTTAATCGTTTGCGGTTCCCAACAAGGCCTTGATTTCTCCGGAAAAGTATTTATTGATAAAGGAGATGTTATATTATGCGAAAGTCCAACATATTTGGGCGCAATTAATGCATTTAAAGCATATGAACCTGAATTTATTGAAGTTCCAACCGATGACTTTGGAATGATTCCAGAAGAACTTGAAAAAATATTAAATCAGAGACATGATGTAAAAATGATTTACGTAATTCCAGATTTTCAAAATCCTACTGGTAAAACATGGTCTTTTGAAAGAAGAAAAAAATTCATGGAAGTTATTGAAAAATATAAAATTCCAGTAATTGAGGATAATCCTTACGGAGAACTAAGGTTTTCAGGTGAAATTCTTCCTTCATTAAAATCTCTCGATAATTTAGGACTTGTGGTTCATCTTGGAACTTTTTCAAAAACGTTCTGCCCCGGTTTAAGGGTTGGTTGGATTTGTGCATCTGAACATATCCTTGAAAAATATATTTTAATAAAACAGGGTGCAGATTTACACACTTCTTCGTTTTCCCAGCGAATAATTTCAAAAATGCTTGAAAATTACGATTTCGAAGAAAGACTATCAAAATTAAAAGAACTTTATAAAAAAAGAAGAGATTTAATGATTTTTGAAATGAAAAAAAAATTCCCTAAAAATTTAAAATACACAAATCCTGATGGGGGCCTTTTTACATGGGTTGAACTTCCAGAAGGGTTTGATGGAAGGAAATTTTTAGAAGAATGTCTAAAAAATAATGTTGCAATTGTTCCAGGAGGTTCATTTTTCCCAAACGGAGGCCATGAAAATACGTTTAGGTTAAATTATTCAAACATGTCTGAAGAAAAAATAATTGAAGGGATAAACCGGCTTTCAAAGGTTTTGAATGAATTTGAATATTAA
- a CDS encoding helix-turn-helix domain-containing protein, translated as MDDLNSVISKNLKKIRKEKGLSLDALSTLTGVSKSMLGQIEREEVNPTISTILKIANGLKVSFTSLMKKETLEVNVIRSKDLEPVFEGVDHKLYSVIPYEDDKHFETCIVEIMPGHAYLSEGHIKGTEEIITIFEGELTLTLDKKEYILSKHDSIRFMADKAHTYENKGISPAKIHLVLYYHE; from the coding sequence ATGGACGATTTAAACAGCGTAATTTCTAAAAATTTGAAAAAAATAAGAAAGGAAAAGGGACTTAGTTTGGATGCGTTGTCTACATTAACAGGAGTTAGTAAAAGCATGCTTGGGCAGATTGAACGTGAAGAAGTAAATCCTACGATTTCAACGATTTTAAAAATAGCAAATGGTTTAAAAGTGTCTTTTACATCGCTTATGAAAAAAGAAACATTGGAAGTGAATGTTATACGCTCAAAAGATTTAGAACCAGTTTTTGAGGGTGTTGACCATAAATTATACTCTGTAATACCATACGAAGACGATAAACATTTTGAAACATGTATTGTAGAGATAATGCCTGGACATGCATATCTTTCTGAGGGCCATATAAAAGGAACTGAAGAAATAATCACGATTTTTGAGGGCGAACTAACATTAACCCTTGATAAAAAAGAATATATTCTTTCAAAACACGATTCAATTAGATTTATGGCAGATAAAGCTCATACTTACGAAAATAAAGGAATAAGCCCTGCAAAAATACATTTAGTTTTATATTACCATGAGTAA
- a CDS encoding 4Fe-4S binding protein → MVFKVIEDECIACGACVPSCPVDAISEKDDGKAVIDASKCNSCGDCVDICPVDCIKEEKGCC, encoded by the coding sequence ATGGTGTTCAAAGTAATCGAAGATGAGTGTATTGCATGTGGAGCATGTGTTCCTTCATGTCCGGTTGATGCAATTTCAGAAAAAGACGACGGTAAAGCAGTAATCGATGCTTCGAAATGCAACAGCTGCGGCGACTGCGTAGATATTTGCCCTGTTGACTGCATTAAAGAAGAAAAAGGATGCTGTTAA
- a CDS encoding MFS transporter, producing MKDDLKGIYAIWITIFVTMLGIGLISPLLAIFAKSYGLTNFQIGLIFGSFSLVRTIFQLPAGKLSDIYGKKIFLVCGTFLYGITTFLYGFASGFASIFIVRTLTGVFSAFVNPVAGSYIVSASPKSKIGEYMGLFNSAISLGFGIGPLLGGLLSDMYGIMVPFYVCGALGIIASIIAYFKVEEISKQNLQKTKLTGKNLFSLEFLKHRNFSAAFMINIAITISRGAILAYLAIYAYDYNVSALGIGLMLAAMNMVLALTQKKFGELYDKSGKFIIVPGIIIGNLGMYVLSFSKSFHEMFISLIIASIGASMTGPAINAVAIKDIPETRKGEAMGLYTISINVGIFLGAVILGYISDIVGISAMYRIGAIFSFLISYIAYIAIKK from the coding sequence ATGAAAGACGATTTAAAGGGAATTTATGCAATTTGGATTACTATTTTCGTTACAATGCTTGGAATAGGATTAATTTCGCCATTGCTTGCAATATTTGCGAAATCTTACGGCTTAACTAACTTTCAAATTGGGCTTATTTTTGGTTCTTTTTCACTTGTAAGAACAATTTTTCAGTTACCTGCCGGAAAATTATCGGATATCTATGGTAAAAAAATATTTTTAGTATGTGGTACTTTTTTATATGGTATTACTACGTTTTTATATGGATTTGCAAGCGGATTTGCAAGTATTTTTATTGTAAGGACACTTACTGGAGTATTTTCTGCATTTGTAAATCCTGTTGCAGGTTCATATATTGTTTCAGCGTCTCCAAAATCAAAGATTGGCGAATACATGGGATTATTTAATTCTGCAATATCTCTTGGATTTGGAATTGGGCCTTTATTAGGAGGATTACTTTCAGATATGTATGGAATAATGGTGCCTTTTTACGTATGCGGGGCTTTAGGTATAATTGCTTCGATAATAGCGTACTTTAAAGTTGAAGAAATTTCAAAACAAAATCTTCAAAAAACAAAATTAACCGGAAAAAATTTATTTTCACTTGAATTCTTAAAGCATAGAAATTTCAGTGCTGCATTTATGATAAATATTGCAATAACGATTTCAAGGGGCGCAATTTTAGCATATCTTGCAATTTATGCCTATGACTATAATGTATCTGCACTAGGCATTGGTTTAATGCTTGCTGCAATGAATATGGTTCTTGCACTAACTCAAAAAAAATTTGGTGAACTATATGATAAAAGTGGAAAATTTATTATAGTTCCTGGAATTATCATTGGAAACCTTGGAATGTACGTTTTGTCATTTTCTAAATCTTTTCATGAAATGTTTATATCATTAATAATTGCATCAATTGGCGCTTCAATGACCGGCCCTGCAATTAATGCAGTTGCAATAAAGGATATCCCAGAAACACGAAAAGGCGAAGCAATGGGGCTATATACTATAAGTATAAATGTTGGCATATTTTTAGGCGCTGTCATTTTAGGATATATTTCTGATATTGTTGGAATTTCTGCAATGTACCGTATTGGTGCTATATTTTCATTTTTAATAAGTTATATTGCATATATTGCAATAAAAAAATAA
- a CDS encoding protein-L-isoaspartate O-methyltransferase, with protein sequence MPLNEMVSVVTNLVERGYIRKKSVVSALLSVPRHKFVPKYLESSAYQDNPLEIGYGQTISAIHMVGIMCEELDLDKGQNVLEIGTGSGYHAAVVLEIIGKSGKLTTIERVFELFNSAKENLLKFGYNNIEVIYGDGTKGHIENAPYDRIYLTAAGKKVPEILFEQLNDGGILLAPVGTYNQYLIKYMKINGQIYEEILLEVSFVPLIEE encoded by the coding sequence ATGCCTTTAAATGAAATGGTTAGCGTCGTAACTAATTTGGTAGAACGAGGATATATTCGGAAAAAAAGTGTAGTAAGTGCACTTTTAAGCGTTCCAAGGCATAAATTTGTTCCAAAATATTTAGAATCAAGTGCATATCAGGATAATCCTTTAGAAATAGGCTACGGCCAGACAATTTCTGCAATACACATGGTTGGAATAATGTGCGAAGAACTTGATTTAGATAAGGGACAAAATGTTTTAGAAATTGGAACTGGATCGGGGTATCATGCAGCAGTAGTTTTAGAAATTATTGGAAAATCGGGCAAATTGACAACAATAGAAAGAGTTTTTGAGCTTTTTAATTCTGCAAAGGAAAATCTTTTAAAATTTGGCTATAATAATATTGAAGTAATTTATGGGGACGGTACAAAAGGCCATATAGAAAATGCGCCTTATGATCGGATATATTTGACTGCAGCCGGAAAAAAAGTTCCTGAAATTCTTTTTGAGCAGTTAAACGATGGGGGAATTCTTTTAGCCCCTGTTGGAACATATAATCAGTATTTAATTAAATATATGAAAATAAATGGCCAAATATATGAAGAAATTCTTTTAGAAGTATCATTTGTTCCATTAATTGAAGAATAA